A genomic stretch from Anaerococcus mediterraneensis includes:
- a CDS encoding Cna B-type domain-containing protein, protein MLKCKKITAFFLACLMLLGTIVPTGEAFAQGVNHLSKTRVSRIEVKDRKGNTIDLNEKIEEDKDCRLEIDWDASEYGADIKEGDYFNVTLPKGFKASKSNFAVHTLDGVQVAKAQVNNPNSELGGTLKVVFTSLVEDEADVKGSIAIEGSLLSTNNSSGENQINNSSTLSTSISPSVNSSEESNIVKLDPIEGKVSGISWEDKNQNGTYTEGEKLLANTKVKLMKVNEDGSFEVAKDTEGKEYIATTDENGHYEFNVYNKGKYFVEMIRPDNYKTTKNVEDSDKGNHMTDQYKDDQYTYSSSKEFNLNKNHKDQIVNGGWHKNLKEISLEIPIAKILGLPKVNTDEMRETLSYLVNDAPKEWTFNFKIEALSENKEVEKEEQKSFTIENQLKQFAKNKVHLYKMISKMMDRDIKSLDELSDEEVGILYNIARSILSGSAKEEFLEYTYEVPEGEAREFTFRITELPSNYKLVKNDRYEERYHYFKYDGQNEKNIFHTFNTTDYENPGELSEEPVELVRKIWETNLGEDFNSYRMSMSRVEKYISKLDRDDYIDISYGLGGDSVRVYIVYPFINSILKQPWTPMEPPVREIKVKKEFKASNGEAIKSPVDEIEVELYKNGEATGNKLTLSAGNNWAGKFENLPVYESLEKTEAFAYTIKEVGEERGKVAIGNNKYEVKYSGSMKDGFTITNEEEPTIPPTPLDPPKEDIKVEKIWQDKDGKEIAAPVEKIEVELYRDGKSTGKKLELSKSNKWSGEFKDLDVVEKLDSKEAYKYSVKEVGEETGSIKMNGTWYKVNYSGSMKDGFTITNKEEPKTPPTPPTPSEPDTITIKVKKDWTLYGNKPVDKIVVELYRDGEATGKLLDLNKDNNWSGEFKNLDVKKGTNSTHDYHYTIKEIGEVGNTIKLDGRWFDVNYLGNMKDGFTIVNKEEKPREPGKPEEPNKPNKPNDPQEPNTPETPKEPEKPNNPGTPVTPKTPKTPLPGKPLPKTGNGLNPSTYAWILLGLGNLSTFAGIQRKKRINSRRKKNVK, encoded by the coding sequence ATGTTAAAATGTAAAAAAATAACAGCATTTTTTTTAGCTTGTTTGATGCTGTTAGGTACAATTGTACCAACTGGTGAAGCATTTGCGCAAGGTGTAAATCATTTGTCAAAAACAAGAGTTAGTAGGATAGAAGTCAAAGATCGAAAAGGTAATACCATTGATCTTAATGAGAAAATTGAGGAAGATAAGGACTGTAGACTAGAAATAGACTGGGATGCCAGTGAATATGGAGCAGATATTAAAGAAGGAGACTATTTTAATGTCACTCTTCCTAAAGGTTTTAAGGCATCAAAAAGCAACTTTGCAGTACATACTCTTGATGGAGTGCAAGTTGCAAAAGCACAAGTAAATAACCCTAATTCTGAATTGGGGGGTACTCTAAAGGTAGTATTTACAAGCCTTGTAGAGGATGAAGCAGATGTAAAAGGTAGTATTGCTATCGAGGGTAGCCTACTAAGTACAAACAATTCTTCTGGGGAAAATCAAATTAACAACTCATCTACCTTATCGACTTCGATTTCTCCAAGTGTAAACAGTTCAGAAGAATCGAATATAGTAAAGCTTGATCCCATCGAGGGCAAAGTAAGTGGTATTAGTTGGGAAGATAAAAATCAAAATGGGACTTATACAGAAGGTGAAAAACTATTAGCGAATACTAAAGTAAAGTTGATGAAAGTAAATGAAGATGGTAGTTTTGAAGTTGCCAAAGATACTGAAGGAAAAGAATATATAGCAACTACCGACGAGAATGGACATTATGAGTTTAATGTCTATAACAAAGGAAAATACTTTGTAGAAATGATTCGCCCTGATAATTATAAGACCACTAAAAATGTTGAAGATTCAGATAAGGGTAATCATATGACTGACCAATATAAAGATGACCAGTACACTTACTCCTCATCAAAAGAGTTTAATCTCAATAAGAATCATAAAGATCAGATAGTTAATGGTGGATGGCATAAAAATTTAAAAGAAATTTCACTTGAAATTCCTATTGCAAAAATATTAGGTTTGCCAAAAGTTAATACAGATGAAATGAGAGAAACCTTATCTTATTTGGTTAATGATGCACCAAAAGAATGGACATTCAATTTTAAAATAGAAGCTTTATCAGAGAATAAAGAAGTAGAAAAAGAAGAGCAAAAATCATTTACAATAGAAAACCAATTAAAACAATTTGCTAAAAACAAAGTTCATCTATATAAGATGATATCTAAAATGATGGACAGAGATATCAAATCCTTGGATGAACTCAGTGATGAAGAAGTTGGAATTTTATATAACATAGCTAGAAGTATACTATCTGGATCAGCTAAGGAAGAGTTCCTTGAATACACTTATGAAGTCCCAGAAGGTGAAGCACGTGAGTTTACTTTTAGGATAACAGAATTGCCAAGTAACTATAAACTTGTTAAGAATGATAGGTATGAAGAGAGATATCATTATTTTAAATATGATGGGCAAAATGAAAAAAATATATTTCATACATTTAATACCACCGATTATGAAAATCCGGGCGAGCTTAGCGAAGAGCCTGTAGAACTTGTAAGGAAAATTTGGGAGACTAATTTAGGAGAAGACTTCAATAGCTACAGAATGTCAATGAGTAGGGTAGAAAAATATATATCTAAATTAGACCGAGATGATTATATAGACATTAGTTATGGTTTAGGCGGGGACTCCGTAAGAGTCTATATTGTATATCCTTTCATCAATTCTATTTTAAAACAGCCATGGACTCCAATGGAACCGCCGGTTAGAGAGATTAAAGTAAAAAAAGAATTTAAAGCCTCAAACGGAGAAGCTATTAAATCACCAGTAGATGAAATTGAAGTAGAACTATATAAGAACGGAGAAGCTACAGGAAATAAATTAACCCTAAGCGCAGGAAACAACTGGGCAGGAAAATTTGAAAATCTCCCTGTATATGAATCATTAGAAAAGACTGAAGCTTTTGCCTACACAATCAAAGAAGTTGGAGAAGAAAGAGGCAAAGTGGCAATAGGAAACAATAAATATGAAGTAAAATATAGCGGAAGTATGAAAGATGGATTCACTATAACTAACGAAGAAGAGCCAACAATTCCGCCAACACCACTAGATCCACCAAAAGAAGACATCAAGGTTGAAAAGATTTGGCAAGATAAAGACGGAAAAGAAATAGCAGCTCCAGTAGAAAAAATAGAAGTAGAACTCTACAGAGATGGAAAATCTACAGGTAAAAAGTTAGAACTAAGTAAATCCAATAAGTGGAGTGGAGAATTCAAAGACTTAGACGTAGTAGAAAAGCTAGACTCAAAAGAAGCCTATAAATATTCAGTAAAAGAAGTCGGAGAAGAAACTGGTTCAATTAAAATGAATGGAACTTGGTACAAAGTAAATTACAGTGGGTCTATGAAAGATGGCTTTACAATTACAAATAAAGAAGAGCCTAAAACACCGCCTACACCACCAACACCATCTGAACCAGATACTATAACGATTAAAGTTAAGAAAGACTGGACTTTATATGGAAATAAGCCAGTAGACAAAATCGTAGTAGAACTTTATAGAGATGGGGAAGCTACTGGAAAACTTCTTGATTTGAATAAAGACAATAATTGGAGTGGAGAATTCAAGAACTTAGATGTTAAGAAAGGTACAAATTCTACGCACGACTACCACTATACGATAAAAGAAATTGGCGAAGTTGGAAATACAATAAAACTAGATGGAAGATGGTTTGATGTCAATTATCTTGGCAATATGAAAGATGGATTTACAATTGTAAATAAAGAAGAAAAACCAAGGGAGCCAGGTAAGCCAGAAGAACCAAATAAACCAAATAAACCTAATGACCCACAAGAACCAAATACGCCTGAAACTCCAAAAGAACCAGAAAAGCCAAATAATCCTGGAACGCCAGTTACACCAAAGACTCCTAAGACTCCTTTACCAGGTAAGCCTCTACCTAAAACAGGAAACGGATTAAATCCATCAACCTATGCTTGGATTTTATTGGGACTAGGTAATCTTTCTACTTTTGCTGGAATTCAAAGAAAAAAGAGAATAAATTCAAGAAGAAAGAAAAATGTCAAATAA
- a CDS encoding helix-turn-helix transcriptional regulator, giving the protein MALNYKPLWIQLAKKGLKKTDVIDMAGLTTNVMAQMGKDKPITFKNLERICKALSCTPNDIISFEDNFSEEE; this is encoded by the coding sequence ATGGCACTTAACTATAAACCATTATGGATACAGTTAGCAAAAAAAGGATTAAAGAAAACAGATGTAATAGATATGGCAGGACTTACAACAAATGTTATGGCACAAATGGGCAAGGATAAACCAATTACATTTAAAAATTTAGAAAGAATATGTAAGGCTCTATCTTGCACTCCTAATGATATTATTAGTTTTGAAGACAATTTTAGTGAAGAGGAATAG
- a CDS encoding single-stranded DNA-binding protein produces MDREMININANLVKEAEFSEFEKDGENVQVANFALVKKYGKSKEYTNCSVYGEKVEIVKEFEKGNLIHVFGYFKENKKGDKVYKNFIVKSLNKIENKKENEEE; encoded by the coding sequence ATGGATAGAGAAATGATAAATATTAATGCAAATTTAGTTAAGGAAGCTGAATTTTCAGAATTTGAAAAAGATGGAGAAAATGTTCAAGTAGCAAATTTTGCTCTTGTTAAAAAATATGGAAAGAGCAAAGAATACACAAATTGTTCAGTGTATGGAGAAAAGGTAGAAATTGTAAAAGAATTTGAAAAAGGAAATCTAATCCATGTCTTTGGATATTTCAAAGAAAATAAAAAAGGAGATAAGGTCTACAAGAATTTTATAGTTAAATCACTAAACAAAATAGAAAATAAGAAAGAAAACGAGGAGGAATAA